A genomic segment from Nicotiana sylvestris chromosome 1, ASM39365v2, whole genome shotgun sequence encodes:
- the LOC138889498 gene encoding uncharacterized protein — MACVHDIRWVRSKARNDNGYKLWYFRGVKGKNGVGILVDKDLRESMVEVRRVSDRLMEIKLVVGGSTLNVISPYAPQAGLDEEVKRCFWEVLDEVVWGILPMEKLFIGGDFNGHIGSSADGYAEVHGGFSFGVRNRGGMSLLDFARTSELVIVNSILSEEGGAFGYILEYGS; from the coding sequence ATGGCTTGTGTTCATGATATTAGGTGGGTAAGATCGAAGGCGAGGAATGACAacgggtataagttgtggtacttcAGAGGCGTGAAGGGCAAGAACGGAGTGGGTATTTTGGTGGATAAGGATCTTAGAGAGTCAATGGTAGAGGTTAGGCGGGTGAGTGACAGATTGATGGAGATTAAGTTAGTAGTTGGAGGAAGCACTCTAAATGTCATTAGTCCTTATGCGCCGCAAGCAGGCTTGGACGAGGAGGTTAAAAGGTGCTTTTGGGAGGTGTTGGATGAGGTGGTGTGGGGTATTCTGCCTATGGAGAAGTTATttataggaggggatttcaatgggcATATTGGGTCGTCTGCTGATGGCTATGCTGAGGTGCACGGTGGCTTCAGCTTTGGGGTTAGGAACAGAGGAGGTATGTCACTATTGGATTTTGCTAGAACTTCTGAGTTGGTGATCGTGAACTCCATTTTATCCGAAGAaggaggagcatttggttacaTTTTGGAGTATGGTAGCTAA